The Geomonas ferrireducens genome includes a window with the following:
- a CDS encoding cytochrome c3 family protein produces MKKKVLVSLSLLAALGAWGNLMPAQGATIKGKHASEGLGCADCHKTDKPTAAAEVAACLECHGGYDKMAERTKAMHNNPHDSHLGRMACLKCHKVHAPSEYLCLECHSDFEFKDK; encoded by the coding sequence GTGAAGAAGAAAGTTCTCGTATCCCTGTCGCTTCTGGCGGCGCTCGGCGCGTGGGGAAATCTCATGCCGGCGCAGGGGGCGACCATCAAGGGTAAGCACGCCTCGGAAGGACTGGGCTGCGCCGACTGCCACAAGACGGATAAGCCGACGGCAGCCGCGGAAGTGGCGGCATGCCTCGAATGTCATGGCGGATACGACAAGATGGCCGAGCGCACCAAGGCGATGCACAACAACCCGCACGACTCGCACCTCGGGCGGATGGCATGCCTTAAGTGCCACAAGGTGCACGCCCCTTCGGAGTACCTCTGCCTGGAGTGCCACAGCGATTTCGAATTCAAGGACAAGTAG
- the ribD gene encoding bifunctional diaminohydroxyphosphoribosylaminopyrimidine deaminase/5-amino-6-(5-phosphoribosylamino)uracil reductase RibD, giving the protein MSATHQKMMRMALAEARKGVGKTAPNPAVGCVIVKDGAVVGKGWHKKAGTPHAEVHALRAAGEKAEGSDVYVTLEPCSHFGKTPPCAKALIEARVARVFVAMVDPNPVVSGNGIRMLEEAGIEVEVGLLEAESRALNLGFIKWMQTKRPYVVLKSAMTLDGKTATAGGDSKWVTGDAARREVHRLRGKLDAIMVGVGTVIKDDPLLTCRVPGGKDPLRVIVDSTLRLPLHAALFSLKSEAKTVIATCSGNLARIDAVRARGAEVLVCRQKEGRVDLEHLFERLGERGVQSVLLEGGHHLAGGALRAGLIDHCMFFLAPKLVGGAGTGLFAGEGVPLMADAIRLEGMTVKKIGADLLVEGSPVQPGKPQ; this is encoded by the coding sequence ATGTCCGCAACCCATCAAAAAATGATGCGCATGGCGCTCGCCGAAGCGAGAAAAGGGGTGGGGAAAACCGCTCCCAACCCGGCGGTCGGGTGCGTCATCGTGAAGGACGGCGCCGTCGTCGGCAAAGGGTGGCACAAAAAGGCGGGCACGCCGCATGCCGAGGTGCACGCCCTGCGTGCCGCGGGGGAAAAGGCAGAAGGTTCCGATGTCTATGTGACCCTCGAGCCCTGCTCCCATTTCGGCAAGACCCCTCCCTGCGCCAAGGCGCTCATCGAGGCCCGCGTTGCGCGTGTCTTCGTAGCCATGGTCGACCCGAACCCGGTCGTCTCGGGCAACGGCATCCGCATGCTCGAAGAGGCGGGGATCGAGGTCGAGGTCGGGCTTTTAGAGGCCGAGAGCCGCGCGTTGAACCTCGGCTTTATCAAGTGGATGCAGACCAAGCGCCCCTATGTGGTGCTGAAGAGCGCCATGACCCTGGACGGGAAGACCGCCACCGCAGGAGGCGATTCCAAGTGGGTCACCGGCGACGCCGCGCGGCGCGAAGTGCACCGTCTGCGCGGGAAGCTAGACGCCATCATGGTTGGAGTCGGCACCGTCATCAAGGACGACCCGCTGCTCACCTGTCGCGTCCCCGGCGGCAAGGACCCTCTGCGGGTCATCGTCGATTCGACGCTCAGGTTGCCGCTGCATGCCGCCCTTTTCAGTTTGAAGTCCGAAGCGAAGACCGTGATCGCCACCTGCAGCGGCAACCTCGCGCGGATCGACGCGGTGCGGGCGCGCGGCGCCGAAGTGCTTGTCTGTCGGCAGAAGGAAGGGCGCGTCGATCTGGAGCATCTTTTCGAGCGTTTGGGTGAGCGCGGCGTGCAGTCCGTTCTGCTTGAAGGGGGGCATCATCTGGCCGGAGGCGCGCTGAGGGCGGGGCTCATCGACCATTGCATGTTCTTCCTGGCGCCGAAGCTCGTCGGCGGCGCCGGTACCGGTCTTTTCGCCGGCGAAGGCGTGCCCCTCATGGCCGACGCTATCCGCCTGGAAGGGATGACCGTAAAAAAGATAGGAGCCGACCTTCTGGTGGAAGGAAGCCCGGTGCAGCCCGGGAAGCCGCAATAG
- a CDS encoding deoxycytidylate deaminase → MARPSWDEYFIEITRLVAKRSTCLRRQVGAVLVKDKNILATGYNGAPSGTAHCLDIGCLREQMGIPSGERHELCRGLHAEQNAIIQAAKHGTSIEGATLYCNTMPCIICSKMVINSGIKRVVYLTGYPDQLAEEMIRESGILVEKYEEAQP, encoded by the coding sequence ATGGCACGTCCCAGCTGGGATGAATATTTCATCGAGATCACACGCCTGGTCGCCAAGCGTTCCACCTGCCTGAGACGACAGGTCGGCGCGGTACTGGTGAAGGACAAGAACATCCTCGCCACCGGCTACAACGGTGCGCCATCCGGGACTGCCCACTGCCTGGACATCGGCTGCCTGAGGGAACAGATGGGCATACCGTCCGGTGAGCGCCACGAACTCTGCCGCGGCCTGCACGCCGAGCAGAACGCCATCATCCAGGCGGCGAAGCACGGCACCTCCATTGAAGGGGCGACCCTGTACTGCAACACCATGCCCTGCATCATCTGCTCGAAGATGGTGATCAACTCGGGGATCAAGCGGGTGGTCTACCTTACCGGATACCCTGACCAGCTGGCGGAGGAGATGATCCGCGAGTCCGGCATCCTCGTCGAGAAGTACGAGGAGGCGCAGCCATGA
- a CDS encoding hemerythrin domain-containing protein: MERNSNGFSPQNGCLGSLDEWDSRHRSIIARLNRIAEKARRQPGCDLSGELDQLVNETLRHIGPEESFMELVAFPMVREHSIRHRSISIDTAKLRYQLQKREDALPDALERIRLMWLEHIEVHDRAFELFLTSRG, translated from the coding sequence ATGGAACGGAACAGCAACGGGTTCTCCCCGCAAAACGGTTGCCTCGGCTCCCTCGACGAGTGGGACAGCCGCCACCGCAGCATCATCGCTCGCCTGAACCGGATCGCGGAAAAGGCGCGCCGGCAGCCCGGCTGTGATCTGAGCGGCGAGCTGGACCAACTGGTGAACGAGACCCTGAGGCATATCGGGCCGGAGGAGAGCTTCATGGAATTGGTCGCCTTTCCGATGGTGCGTGAGCACAGCATTCGCCACCGCTCCATCAGCATCGATACCGCGAAACTCCGTTACCAGCTGCAAAAGAGGGAGGACGCCCTGCCCGATGCGCTGGAGCGGATCCGCCTCATGTGGCTCGAGCACATCGAGGTGCACGACCGCGCCTTCGAGCTCTTTCTCACCTCGCGGGGGTAA
- a CDS encoding Tex family protein: protein MHATDTQELFEIVVEESGLPRRGVLATVALLNEGGTVPFIARYRKEQTGELDEVQIREIEDLLAYHRELAERKATVLKSIEEQGKLTPELSARIATCRKKTELEDLYLPYKPKRRTKATIARERGLEPLAQLVLAQELTTGTAAEAAAPFVNAELGVADADAALEGASHIIAEQLSEDADRRAMVRDLTRGEGIFSSQLLGEGADREGKFKMYYEYQESLKTIPSHRMLAMRRGEKEEVLRLNLLAPEEEIVARLKGGLVKRESVFKGVLEAVALDAYKRLIAPSIEVELRLEAKTKADEAAIAVFAQNLRNLLLLPPAGGRRVLGVDPGLRTGCKLAAIGETGTFLEHSTIYPHTGGPKAESAGAELLRLIERHDLRLIAIGNGTGGRETEVFVRETLRAAGVKAETVMVNEAGASIYSASEIAREEFPELDLTVRGAISIGRRLQDPLAELVKIDPKSIGVGQYQHDVNQSLLKKALDAVVESCVNYVGVDLNSASWALLSYVAGISESQGRAIVKYRDENGAFPTRQALLKVPRFGPKAFEQAAGFLRIRGGDNPLDNTAVHPENYVVVEKMAADLGVTVAQLAADAGLCAGIKLERYVTEVIGLPTLKDILAELKKPGRDPREQFQTATFREDVVTIADLKEGMILQGVVTNVAAFGAFVDIGVHQDGLVHVSQLSHRYCKDPNEAVKVGEIVKVKVLSADPQTKRVSLSIKQAEPEKAQKGAAPKGQPKAREQKPANDASAWERAGFRVKK, encoded by the coding sequence ATGCACGCGACAGATACACAGGAACTCTTTGAAATCGTTGTAGAAGAAAGCGGGCTGCCGCGCAGGGGCGTGCTCGCCACGGTGGCTCTTTTGAACGAAGGGGGCACCGTCCCCTTCATCGCGCGTTACCGTAAGGAGCAGACCGGCGAACTGGACGAGGTGCAGATCCGCGAGATCGAGGACCTGCTCGCCTACCACCGTGAACTGGCCGAGCGCAAGGCGACGGTGCTCAAAAGCATCGAGGAGCAGGGAAAGCTCACCCCCGAGCTCTCCGCCCGCATCGCCACCTGCCGGAAGAAGACCGAACTCGAGGATCTCTACCTACCCTACAAGCCGAAGCGCCGCACCAAGGCGACCATCGCGCGCGAGCGCGGCCTGGAGCCGCTCGCCCAGTTGGTTCTCGCCCAGGAACTCACCACCGGGACGGCCGCCGAAGCTGCGGCCCCCTTCGTGAACGCCGAACTCGGTGTGGCCGACGCGGACGCGGCGCTCGAAGGCGCCTCGCACATCATCGCGGAACAGCTTTCCGAGGACGCCGACCGGCGCGCCATGGTGCGCGACCTCACCCGCGGGGAGGGGATCTTCTCTTCCCAACTCCTGGGCGAGGGGGCGGACCGCGAAGGCAAGTTCAAGATGTATTACGAATACCAGGAGTCTCTCAAAACGATCCCGTCGCACCGCATGCTGGCGATGCGCCGCGGCGAGAAGGAGGAGGTCCTGCGCCTCAACCTCCTGGCGCCCGAAGAGGAGATCGTTGCGCGCCTGAAGGGGGGGCTCGTCAAACGCGAGAGCGTCTTCAAGGGTGTGCTGGAAGCGGTGGCCCTCGATGCCTACAAGAGGCTCATCGCCCCCTCCATCGAGGTGGAGCTGAGGCTCGAGGCGAAGACGAAGGCGGACGAGGCGGCCATCGCCGTCTTCGCGCAGAACCTTAGAAACCTCCTTCTGCTCCCCCCCGCCGGGGGAAGGCGCGTCCTCGGTGTCGACCCGGGGCTGCGGACCGGCTGCAAGCTCGCCGCCATCGGCGAGACCGGGACCTTCCTTGAACATTCGACCATTTACCCGCACACCGGCGGCCCGAAGGCGGAGAGCGCCGGGGCGGAACTGCTGCGCCTCATCGAGCGTCACGACCTGCGTCTGATTGCCATCGGCAACGGCACCGGCGGGCGCGAGACCGAGGTGTTCGTGCGCGAGACGCTGCGCGCGGCCGGGGTGAAGGCCGAAACGGTGATGGTGAACGAGGCGGGCGCCTCGATCTACTCGGCGTCGGAGATCGCGCGCGAGGAGTTCCCGGAGCTGGACCTCACCGTCCGCGGCGCCATCTCCATCGGCCGCAGGCTGCAGGATCCGCTGGCGGAGCTCGTTAAGATCGACCCGAAGAGCATTGGGGTCGGGCAGTACCAGCACGACGTGAACCAGTCGCTATTGAAGAAGGCGCTCGACGCGGTGGTGGAGTCCTGCGTCAACTACGTCGGCGTCGACCTGAACAGCGCGTCATGGGCGCTTCTCTCCTACGTCGCGGGCATCTCGGAGAGCCAGGGGCGCGCCATCGTGAAATACCGCGACGAGAACGGCGCCTTCCCGACCAGGCAGGCGCTGCTCAAGGTGCCGCGCTTCGGACCGAAGGCGTTCGAGCAGGCGGCGGGCTTTCTGCGCATCCGCGGCGGCGACAACCCGCTCGACAACACTGCGGTGCACCCGGAGAACTATGTGGTCGTGGAAAAGATGGCGGCGGACCTGGGGGTCACCGTGGCGCAGCTCGCCGCCGATGCCGGGCTTTGCGCCGGGATCAAGCTCGAGCGCTACGTCACCGAGGTCATCGGCCTTCCGACCCTGAAGGACATCCTGGCCGAGCTTAAAAAGCCGGGGCGCGACCCGCGCGAGCAGTTCCAGACTGCGACCTTCAGGGAAGACGTCGTCACCATAGCCGACCTGAAAGAGGGGATGATCCTGCAGGGGGTGGTGACCAACGTGGCCGCTTTCGGCGCCTTCGTCGACATCGGGGTGCACCAGGACGGCCTCGTGCACGTAAGCCAGCTCTCGCACCGCTACTGCAAGGACCCGAACGAGGCGGTGAAGGTCGGCGAGATCGTGAAGGTGAAGGTGCTCTCCGCCGACCCGCAGACGAAGCGGGTCTCACTCTCCATAAAGCAGGCCGAGCCGGAGAAGGCGCAAAAGGGTGCGGCGCCGAAGGGACAGCCAAAGGCAAGGGAGCAGAAACCGGCCAATGACGCGTCCGCATGGGAGCGGGCGGGGTTCAGGGTTAAGAAGTAA
- a CDS encoding riboflavin synthase, translated as MFTGLIETVGELVSIERRGASGSLTVKTALPLDEIRIGDSIAINGACLTVVRKGGGAVTFDVSPETIDRTAFKNLKSGSPLNMERAMRLSDRLDGHLVSGHIDCVATVTERREVAGNIVFSFRFPAEFAKYIAAKGSVAIDGISLTVNSVGPDSFSVNIIPHTASKTTLLQKRAGDEVNIETDLLCRYLERLLAGREAREGGVTLDLLAKNGFM; from the coding sequence ATGTTCACAGGTCTAATAGAAACAGTAGGCGAGCTGGTTTCCATCGAGCGCCGCGGCGCCTCGGGGAGCCTCACCGTCAAGACCGCGCTCCCGCTCGACGAGATCAGGATCGGCGACTCCATCGCCATCAACGGCGCCTGCCTCACCGTGGTCCGCAAAGGCGGCGGCGCGGTCACCTTCGACGTCTCCCCGGAGACCATCGACCGCACCGCCTTCAAGAACCTCAAAAGCGGCTCGCCGCTCAACATGGAACGCGCCATGCGCCTGTCCGACCGCCTGGACGGCCACCTCGTCTCCGGGCACATCGACTGCGTCGCCACCGTCACCGAACGCCGCGAGGTCGCCGGCAACATCGTCTTCAGCTTCCGCTTCCCGGCCGAGTTCGCTAAATACATCGCCGCCAAGGGATCGGTGGCCATCGACGGCATCAGCCTCACCGTGAACAGCGTCGGCCCGGACAGCTTCAGCGTCAACATCATCCCGCACACCGCCTCGAAAACCACGCTCCTGCAAAAGCGCGCGGGGGACGAGGTGAACATAGAAACCGACCTTCTCTGCCGTTACCTGGAGCGCCTGCTCGCGGGTAGGGAGGCAAGGGAAGGCGGCGTCACCCTGGACCTGTTGGCGAAAAACGGCTTTATGTAG
- a CDS encoding sigma-54-dependent Fis family transcriptional regulator — MQSTDLDLRELLSFRPDGGTMFFMGRRVLLFDAVALGLLRKELIDSLGTAAARSILTRFGYTHGMRTAESLKMEFPDLFADSWTGPKLHMLQGMVRVEENQRSDGADGEPKVQSFWYDSYEVEQHLLHLGLSEEPVCWTLTGFASGYVSYWAGEKVYFIEDRCCGKGDAVCHVEGRTREQWGEALEPHLPYFESESGDEVFQNLAKALRETEERLKKQRRQMSCLSAPTEEVGCITARSNAMRRVVELTRRIARVDSSVIVTGESGAGKERIARLIHEESARTGRPFVAVNCGALTETLLESELFGHVKGAFTGADRDKMGLIEAAHGGTLFLDEIGEVSPAMQVKLLRVLQEREVRRVGENVSRPVDIRVVAATNRNLSDEVSNGNFRRDLYYRLRVIEVRVPPLRERNEDILPLARIFLEQASRRAGRKVTGFTPKAADQLLRYTWPGNVRELQNAVEHAVALCEDSRADLEDLPEELRSALPRAGIVESVRPLEEVEREYILAALRATGNNKARTASELNIGVATLYRKLADYEKQGFLP; from the coding sequence ATGCAATCGACGGATCTGGATTTACGCGAGCTACTTTCCTTTCGTCCCGACGGGGGGACGATGTTCTTCATGGGGCGCAGGGTGCTCCTCTTCGACGCCGTCGCGCTCGGGCTTTTGCGCAAGGAGCTGATCGACTCGCTCGGGACAGCGGCGGCCAGGAGCATCCTGACCCGGTTCGGCTACACGCACGGCATGAGGACGGCGGAGAGTCTCAAGATGGAGTTTCCGGATCTCTTCGCCGACAGCTGGACCGGCCCCAAGCTGCACATGCTGCAGGGGATGGTCCGCGTCGAGGAAAACCAGCGCAGCGACGGCGCGGACGGGGAGCCGAAGGTACAGTCCTTCTGGTACGACTCCTACGAGGTGGAGCAGCATCTGTTGCATCTCGGGCTCTCGGAGGAGCCGGTCTGCTGGACCCTGACCGGGTTCGCAAGCGGCTACGTATCTTACTGGGCGGGGGAGAAGGTCTATTTCATCGAGGACCGCTGCTGCGGCAAGGGGGACGCGGTCTGTCACGTGGAGGGGCGCACCAGGGAACAGTGGGGCGAGGCGCTCGAGCCGCACCTACCCTACTTCGAGTCGGAAAGCGGCGACGAGGTGTTCCAGAACCTGGCTAAAGCTTTGCGGGAAACGGAGGAGCGCCTGAAAAAGCAGCGGCGCCAGATGTCCTGCCTGAGCGCGCCAACCGAGGAGGTCGGCTGCATCACGGCGCGCTCGAACGCCATGCGGCGTGTGGTTGAGCTGACGCGCCGCATCGCGAGGGTCGACTCCTCGGTCATCGTGACCGGCGAGAGCGGCGCGGGGAAGGAGCGCATCGCGCGCCTCATCCACGAGGAGTCGGCGCGCACCGGGCGCCCTTTCGTGGCGGTGAACTGTGGCGCTCTCACCGAAACGCTCCTTGAGAGCGAGCTCTTCGGACACGTGAAGGGGGCCTTCACCGGTGCGGACCGCGACAAGATGGGGCTGATCGAGGCGGCCCACGGCGGGACGCTATTTCTGGACGAGATAGGGGAGGTCTCCCCGGCGATGCAAGTGAAGCTTCTGCGCGTGTTGCAGGAGCGCGAGGTACGGCGTGTGGGAGAGAACGTCTCGCGGCCGGTGGACATCCGGGTGGTCGCCGCCACGAACCGCAACCTTTCGGACGAGGTGAGCAATGGCAACTTCAGGCGCGACCTCTACTACCGACTGCGCGTGATCGAGGTGCGCGTCCCCCCGCTTCGTGAGCGCAACGAGGACATCCTACCGCTCGCGCGCATCTTTCTGGAGCAGGCCTCAAGGCGCGCGGGACGCAAGGTGACCGGCTTCACCCCGAAGGCGGCGGACCAGCTCCTGCGCTACACCTGGCCCGGAAACGTGCGGGAACTGCAGAACGCCGTGGAGCATGCCGTGGCGCTTTGCGAGGACAGCAGGGCGGACCTGGAGGACCTTCCCGAGGAGCTGAGGTCGGCGCTGCCGCGCGCGGGGATCGTCGAATCGGTGCGCCCGCTCGAGGAGGTGGAGCGGGAATATATCCTCGCGGCGCTCAGAGCCACCGGCAACAACAAGGCGCGCACCGCATCGGAGCTCAACATAGGCGTCGCCACCCTCTACAGGAAGCTCGCCGACTACGAGAAGCAGGGCTTCCTCCCCTAG
- the nrdR gene encoding transcriptional regulator NrdR: MKCPFCGFSDSKVIDSRPDKGGAAIRRRRECESCAKRFTTHERVEEVLPLVTKRDGRREPFDRMKLVAGIQKACEKRPVSVDTIEKLVDRLETKMQESGEREIPTTTLGEWIMSELHAVDQVAYVRFASVYRSFKDISEFMVELQDLLKK, encoded by the coding sequence ATGAAATGCCCCTTTTGCGGATTCAGCGACAGCAAGGTGATCGACTCCCGCCCGGACAAGGGCGGCGCCGCGATACGCCGTCGCCGCGAGTGCGAGTCGTGCGCCAAACGCTTCACCACCCACGAGCGCGTCGAGGAAGTGCTGCCGCTAGTCACCAAGCGTGACGGCAGGCGCGAGCCCTTCGACCGGATGAAGCTCGTCGCCGGCATCCAGAAGGCGTGCGAGAAACGCCCCGTCTCGGTTGATACCATCGAGAAGCTCGTTGATCGCCTCGAAACGAAGATGCAGGAGTCGGGTGAGCGGGAGATTCCGACCACCACCCTCGGCGAGTGGATCATGTCCGAGCTGCACGCCGTCGACCAGGTCGCCTACGTCCGTTTCGCCTCCGTGTACCGCTCGTTCAAGGACATCAGTGAGTTCATGGTCGAGCTGCAGGACCTCTTAAAGAAATAG
- a CDS encoding MFS transporter, whose protein sequence is MGDRAPLKTLFLVNFAVTLGFGIADAFFPTYLFGLGARGIMLGLPLVLYSLSKIIFSPVLGACADRVGYRRIVLASLFLYLAVSVGYLCTRDVLQLILLRLVQGVSCAMFRPVILSMVGSATGKEERGRVMATFDISFYAPLGLGPLIGGALKDTWGYPGIFAAVTLLSLAAFLFALRRLPHAALRAGRSAVPGGVVPLLGLQRGSYRGLLAFIFGRACGISLSGSFLPILLSSKLGLSGLRSGLVLASGTAAMTLLLRPMGILSDRAPRPLLVLLGGGAVSLLYLLIPAATSFGSMLVLAVAIGVFSVVSQPASSALLVEEGTRYGMGATVGTFNAVLNAGFVAGPLLGALLQGTLGLTAVFHAAAAVGLAAVALFAAELWGGVQLSAAAPPEHEEVAVVTTRASVSCESAPPFSHAA, encoded by the coding sequence ATGGGAGACCGCGCGCCGCTCAAGACACTTTTCCTGGTCAACTTCGCCGTGACGCTTGGCTTTGGCATCGCCGACGCCTTTTTCCCGACCTACCTTTTCGGCCTCGGCGCCCGCGGAATCATGCTCGGGCTGCCGCTGGTTCTTTATTCCCTTTCCAAGATAATATTCAGCCCGGTGCTCGGAGCGTGCGCGGACCGGGTCGGCTACCGCAGGATCGTCCTTGCGAGCCTCTTTCTCTACCTCGCGGTATCCGTCGGCTACCTCTGCACCCGTGATGTCCTTCAGCTCATCCTGCTACGCCTCGTTCAGGGGGTGAGCTGCGCGATGTTCCGTCCGGTCATCCTCTCCATGGTCGGAAGCGCCACCGGAAAAGAGGAGCGGGGGAGGGTGATGGCGACCTTCGACATCTCCTTTTACGCGCCGCTCGGCCTCGGGCCGCTGATAGGTGGAGCCTTGAAAGACACCTGGGGCTATCCCGGCATCTTCGCCGCCGTGACGCTTTTAAGCCTCGCCGCCTTCCTCTTCGCGTTGCGGCGCCTGCCACATGCTGCCCTCCGCGCGGGGCGCTCTGCGGTGCCGGGGGGCGTCGTCCCGCTTTTGGGGCTGCAGCGCGGCAGCTACCGCGGCCTTCTTGCCTTCATCTTCGGGCGCGCCTGCGGCATCTCGCTTTCCGGCTCCTTCCTACCCATCCTGCTTAGCAGCAAGCTGGGGCTTTCCGGGCTGCGCTCGGGACTCGTGCTCGCCTCGGGTACCGCCGCGATGACGCTTTTGCTGCGCCCGATGGGGATCCTGTCCGACCGGGCGCCGCGCCCGCTGCTGGTGCTTCTCGGCGGCGGCGCGGTTTCCCTTTTGTACCTGCTCATTCCCGCCGCAACAAGTTTCGGCTCCATGCTGGTACTGGCGGTCGCCATCGGCGTTTTCAGCGTCGTCTCCCAGCCGGCGAGCAGCGCGCTCCTCGTCGAGGAGGGGACCCGGTACGGCATGGGGGCGACCGTGGGGACCTTCAACGCCGTGCTGAACGCCGGGTTCGTGGCGGGGCCGCTTTTGGGAGCACTCCTGCAGGGAACGCTTGGGCTCACCGCCGTTTTTCACGCGGCAGCTGCGGTGGGACTTGCCGCCGTGGCCCTGTTCGCCGCCGAGCTCTGGGGGGGCGTGCAGCTCTCCGCCGCGGCACCGCCTGAGCACGAAGAAGTTGCCGTTGTCACCACGCGCGCCAGCGTCTCATGTGAAAGCGCTCCGCCATTCTCTCACGCCGCTTGA
- a CDS encoding FAD-dependent oxidoreductase: MRRVRGIAMVFVAVLAFAAPALAEKEMNTDVVVVGAGTSGLAAAVEALQLGAKVVVLEKQAKVGGTGSFCEGVFAAESKPQKRIGIDVNKDFAFKLIMNYSHWKANGALAKNFVDKSAETIDWLDDLGVKIEYVGVGGFGGPLTWHVIAPGPDYPDKNPRDFHCQRMINVFEKYVIDHGGKILLETPGTELITDNGKVVGVVAKEKSGETLKIRSKAVIVATGGFANNKEMMKKYVEYPEVIPVGNIGKDGDGIQMAQKVGAQLEGMGTVEAYRPGLPGFHPADQMIALAVQPYFWVTPRGERYVDESSVEFWPYAGNAITRIGGTAYSIFDETTRKQAVEKGIEMPLGEWVLQGTKLVKFDESFNKELARKRGFAFKANTIEDLAKQLNMDPKILKASVETMNKSAAVREDSQFNKKSKYLRPIANGPFYAVKLLPRHLGTLGGVKISGNTEALNAKGEPIPGLYAVGTDSGGMYGDSYDLLLGGGTAGYAINSGRIAAENALKYAGMKK, from the coding sequence ATGAGAAGAGTTCGTGGTATCGCGATGGTGTTCGTCGCCGTTCTCGCCTTCGCCGCACCGGCCCTGGCTGAGAAAGAGATGAACACCGACGTAGTTGTGGTGGGCGCCGGCACTTCCGGCCTGGCGGCCGCGGTCGAGGCGCTGCAGCTGGGCGCCAAGGTGGTCGTTCTCGAGAAGCAGGCAAAAGTAGGCGGCACCGGCAGCTTCTGCGAGGGGGTCTTCGCGGCGGAGAGCAAGCCGCAAAAGCGCATCGGCATCGACGTCAACAAGGACTTCGCCTTCAAGCTGATCATGAACTACAGCCACTGGAAGGCGAACGGCGCGCTCGCCAAGAACTTCGTGGACAAGTCCGCCGAGACCATCGACTGGCTTGACGACCTCGGCGTGAAGATCGAGTACGTCGGCGTCGGCGGCTTCGGCGGCCCGCTCACCTGGCACGTGATCGCCCCCGGCCCGGACTACCCGGATAAAAACCCGAGGGATTTCCACTGCCAGAGGATGATCAACGTGTTCGAGAAGTACGTGATCGATCACGGCGGGAAGATCCTCCTCGAAACCCCGGGCACCGAGCTGATCACCGACAACGGCAAGGTGGTCGGCGTGGTGGCCAAGGAGAAGTCGGGTGAAACGCTGAAGATCAGGTCCAAGGCGGTGATCGTCGCGACCGGCGGCTTCGCCAACAACAAGGAGATGATGAAGAAGTACGTCGAGTACCCGGAGGTGATCCCGGTCGGCAACATCGGCAAGGACGGCGACGGCATCCAGATGGCGCAGAAGGTCGGCGCCCAGCTCGAAGGTATGGGGACCGTTGAGGCCTACCGTCCCGGTCTTCCGGGCTTCCACCCGGCCGACCAGATGATCGCCCTCGCGGTGCAGCCCTACTTCTGGGTCACTCCGCGCGGCGAGCGCTACGTTGACGAGTCGAGCGTCGAGTTCTGGCCCTATGCCGGCAACGCCATCACCAGGATCGGCGGCACCGCCTACTCCATCTTCGATGAGACGACCAGGAAGCAGGCCGTCGAGAAGGGGATCGAAATGCCGCTGGGCGAGTGGGTTCTCCAGGGCACGAAGCTCGTGAAGTTCGACGAGTCCTTCAACAAGGAACTCGCGAGAAAGCGCGGCTTCGCCTTCAAGGCTAACACCATCGAGGACCTCGCAAAGCAGCTCAACATGGATCCCAAGATCCTGAAGGCGAGCGTCGAGACCATGAACAAGTCCGCCGCCGTGCGTGAGGACAGCCAGTTCAACAAGAAGTCCAAGTACCTCCGCCCCATCGCGAACGGTCCCTTCTACGCCGTCAAACTGCTGCCGCGTCACCTTGGGACCCTGGGCGGCGTGAAGATCAGCGGCAACACCGAGGCGCTGAACGCGAAGGGTGAGCCGATCCCGGGTCTCTACGCGGTCGGCACCGACTCCGGCGGGATGTACGGCGACAGCTACGACCTCCTCCTCGGCGGGGGCACCGCGGGCTACGCCATCAACTCGGGCCGCATCGCGGCTGAGAACGCACTGAAGTACGCAGGGATGAAGAAGTAA